A region from the Nocardioides exalbidus genome encodes:
- a CDS encoding ATP-dependent Clp protease ATP-binding subunit, producing MFERFTDRARRVVVLAQEEARMLSHNYIGTEHILLGLIHEGEGVAAKALESLDISLEAVRAQVEEIIGQGQQAPSGHIPFTPRAKKVLELSLREALQLGHSYIGTEHILLGLIREGEGVAAQVLQKLGADLNRVRQQVIQLLSGFQGKESAASGAQTAGAGGEAPSSSLVLDQFGQNLTQAAREGKLDPVIGREQEIERVMQILSRRTKNNPVLIGEPGVGKTTIVAGLAQDIVKGNVPETLKDKQIYTLDLGALVAGSRYRGDFEERLKKVLKEIRTRGDIVLFIDEIHTLVGAGAAEGAIDAASILKPMLARGELQTIGATTLDEYRKYLEKDAALERRFQPIQVQEPSIAHTIEMLKGLRDRYEAHHRVTITDEALVSAATLADRYISDRFLPDKAIDLIDEAGSRLRIRRMTAPPDLREYDDKIGDVRQRKEAAIDGQDFEAAARLRDEEKQLSARRAEREKQWRAGDLDEIAEVDEELIAEVLAVATGIPIVKLSEEESTRLLKMEDELHKRVIGQEDAVKALSRAIRRTRAGLKDPKRPGGSFIFAGPSGVGKTWLSKTLAEFLFGDEDALIQLDMSEFSEKHTVSRLFGSPPGYVGYEEGGQLTEKVRRKPFSVVLFDEVEKAHPDIFNSLLQILEEGRLTDSQGRVVDFKNTVIIMTTNLGSRDIAKSVNLGFGAVGADAAGSYERMKSKVSEELKQHFRPEFLNRVDEIVVFPPLSQEQIVAMVDNMIAAVELRLKDRDMSLELTQPAKALLAERGFDPVLGARPLRRTVQREIEDVLAEKMLFGEVGPGQIVLVDVEGEGPAAKFTFLGQKNSAVPDMPPFETADLAIEPQRDDEGNLEGPDDSEGPVDVPRDPA from the coding sequence ATGTTCGAGCGGTTCACCGACCGAGCCCGGCGAGTTGTCGTGCTGGCCCAGGAAGAGGCCCGCATGCTCTCCCACAACTACATCGGGACCGAGCACATCCTGCTCGGTCTCATCCACGAGGGCGAGGGCGTCGCCGCCAAGGCCCTCGAGTCCCTCGACATCTCCCTGGAGGCCGTGCGCGCCCAGGTCGAGGAGATCATCGGCCAGGGCCAGCAGGCCCCGTCCGGCCACATCCCGTTCACGCCCCGCGCCAAGAAGGTGCTCGAGCTCTCGCTGCGCGAGGCACTCCAGCTGGGCCACTCCTACATCGGCACCGAGCACATCCTGCTCGGCCTGATCCGCGAGGGGGAGGGCGTCGCCGCGCAGGTGCTGCAGAAGCTCGGCGCGGACCTCAACCGGGTGCGCCAGCAGGTCATCCAGCTGCTCAGCGGCTTCCAGGGCAAGGAGTCGGCCGCGTCCGGCGCCCAGACCGCCGGTGCCGGTGGCGAGGCGCCGTCCAGCTCGCTGGTCCTCGACCAGTTCGGCCAGAACCTCACCCAGGCCGCCCGCGAGGGCAAGCTCGACCCGGTCATCGGTCGCGAGCAGGAGATCGAGCGCGTGATGCAGATCCTGTCGCGACGCACGAAGAACAACCCCGTCCTCATCGGGGAGCCCGGCGTCGGCAAGACCACGATCGTGGCCGGCCTCGCCCAGGACATCGTCAAGGGCAACGTGCCCGAGACGCTGAAGGACAAGCAGATCTACACGCTCGACCTCGGCGCCCTCGTCGCCGGCTCGCGCTACCGCGGTGACTTCGAGGAGCGCCTCAAGAAGGTGCTCAAGGAGATCCGCACCCGCGGTGACATCGTGCTGTTCATCGACGAGATCCACACCCTCGTCGGTGCCGGTGCGGCCGAGGGCGCGATCGACGCCGCCAGCATCCTCAAGCCGATGCTGGCCCGCGGCGAGCTGCAGACCATCGGCGCCACCACCCTCGACGAGTACCGCAAGTACCTCGAGAAGGACGCCGCGCTCGAGCGCCGCTTCCAGCCCATCCAGGTCCAGGAGCCCTCGATCGCGCACACGATCGAGATGCTCAAGGGCCTGCGCGACCGCTACGAGGCGCACCACCGCGTCACCATCACCGACGAGGCCCTGGTCTCGGCGGCGACGCTGGCCGACCGCTACATCTCCGACCGGTTCCTGCCGGACAAGGCCATCGACCTCATCGACGAGGCCGGGTCGCGACTGCGCATCCGCCGGATGACCGCGCCGCCGGACCTGCGCGAGTACGACGACAAGATCGGCGACGTGCGCCAGCGCAAGGAGGCCGCGATCGACGGGCAGGACTTCGAGGCCGCGGCCCGCCTGCGCGACGAGGAGAAGCAGCTGTCCGCCCGCCGTGCCGAGCGCGAGAAGCAGTGGCGCGCCGGCGACCTCGACGAGATCGCCGAGGTCGACGAGGAGCTGATCGCCGAGGTCCTGGCCGTGGCCACGGGCATCCCGATCGTGAAGCTCTCGGAGGAGGAGTCCACCCGTCTGCTCAAGATGGAGGACGAGCTGCACAAGCGCGTCATCGGCCAGGAGGACGCCGTCAAGGCACTCTCCCGCGCGATCCGTCGTACGCGTGCGGGCCTCAAGGACCCGAAGCGTCCCGGAGGGTCGTTCATCTTCGCCGGCCCGTCCGGCGTCGGCAAGACGTGGCTGTCCAAGACGCTCGCGGAGTTCCTCTTCGGCGACGAGGACGCGCTCATCCAGCTCGACATGAGCGAGTTCTCCGAGAAGCACACCGTCTCGCGGCTCTTCGGCTCGCCTCCCGGCTACGTCGGCTACGAGGAGGGCGGCCAGCTCACCGAGAAGGTGCGCCGCAAGCCGTTCTCAGTGGTCCTGTTCGACGAGGTCGAGAAGGCCCACCCCGACATCTTCAACAGCCTGTTGCAGATCCTCGAGGAAGGTCGTCTGACCGACTCCCAGGGTCGGGTGGTCGACTTCAAGAACACCGTCATCATCATGACGACCAACCTCGGCTCGCGAGACATCGCCAAGAGCGTCAACCTCGGCTTCGGTGCCGTGGGCGCCGACGCGGCGGGCTCCTACGAGCGGATGAAGAGCAAGGTCTCGGAGGAGCTCAAGCAGCACTTCCGCCCCGAGTTCCTCAACCGTGTCGACGAGATCGTGGTGTTCCCGCCGCTGTCGCAGGAGCAGATCGTCGCGATGGTCGACAACATGATCGCTGCCGTCGAGCTCCGGCTGAAGGACCGCGACATGTCGCTCGAGCTCACCCAGCCCGCCAAGGCGCTGCTGGCCGAGCGCGGCTTCGACCCGGTCCTCGGTGCCCGACCGCTGCGCCGCACGGTGCAGCGCGAGATCGAGGACGTGCTCGCCGAGAAGATGCTCTTCGGCGAGGTCGGCCCGGGGCAGATCGTCCTGGTCGACGTCGAGGGCGAGGGCCCGGCGGCGAAGTTCACGTTCCTCGGCCAGAAGAACTCGGCCGTGCCCGACATGCCGCCGTTCGAGACCGCCGACCTGGCGATCGAGCCGCAGCGTGACGACGAGGGCAACCTCGAGGGCCCGGACGACTCCGAGGGTCCGGTCGACGTCCCGCGCGACCCGGCCTGA
- a CDS encoding A/G-specific adenine glycosylase has product MDSPTPGALHDAVLGWYDDHARELPWRGLEATPWSVMVSEFMLQQTPVVRVLPVHALWLERWPTPADLAAEPTGEAVRMWGRLGYPRRALRLRAAATAIVERHGGEVPTSYDDLLALPGVGDYTASAIASFAFGQRHVVLDTNVRRVLVRAVSGQEFPAPAVTRAERDVATALLPDDEATAATWAVATMELGALVCSARQPSCDACPIAEVCAWRGAGFPAYDGPPRRGQAWAGTDRQCRGRIMALAREQSSVTTAQAEAAWPRADQRERCLAGLVDDGLLTQITPGRWALPG; this is encoded by the coding sequence ATGGACTCCCCCACTCCCGGCGCGCTGCACGACGCCGTGCTCGGCTGGTACGACGACCACGCGCGCGAGCTGCCCTGGCGCGGGCTCGAGGCCACGCCGTGGTCGGTGATGGTCAGCGAGTTCATGCTCCAGCAGACGCCGGTCGTGCGCGTCCTGCCGGTCCACGCGCTGTGGCTCGAGCGCTGGCCCACCCCGGCCGACCTGGCCGCCGAGCCGACGGGCGAGGCCGTGCGGATGTGGGGCCGCCTCGGCTACCCCCGCCGCGCCCTCCGGCTGCGCGCCGCCGCCACCGCGATCGTCGAGCGGCACGGCGGCGAGGTCCCGACGTCGTACGACGACCTGCTCGCGCTGCCGGGCGTCGGGGACTACACCGCCTCGGCCATCGCGAGCTTCGCCTTCGGCCAGCGGCACGTCGTCCTCGACACGAACGTCCGGCGGGTGCTGGTCCGCGCGGTGTCCGGGCAGGAGTTCCCCGCACCGGCCGTCACCCGCGCCGAGCGGGACGTCGCGACCGCGCTGCTGCCCGACGACGAGGCGACCGCAGCGACCTGGGCGGTGGCGACGATGGAGCTCGGCGCGCTCGTGTGCTCGGCGCGCCAGCCGTCGTGCGACGCCTGCCCAATCGCGGAGGTGTGCGCCTGGCGCGGCGCCGGCTTCCCGGCGTACGACGGTCCGCCCCGCCGCGGGCAGGCGTGGGCCGGCACCGACCGGCAGTGCCGCGGCCGGATCATGGCCCTCGCCCGGGAGCAGTCGTCGGTCACGACGGCGCAGGCCGAGGCGGCGTGGCCGCGGGCCGACCAGCGGGAGCGCTGCCTGGCCGGCCTCGTCGACGACGGCCTCCTGACGCAGATCACCCCGGGGCGCTGGGCGCTCCCGGGGTGA
- the disA gene encoding DNA integrity scanning diadenylate cyclase DisA has product MAERNDEQLRLRATLASIAPGTPLRDGLERILRGRTGALIVLGQDKLVESISTGGFTLDVPFTATGLRELAKMDGAIVVDKDLTRIHRAAVHLMPDHTIPSEETGTRHRTAERVAKQTGHPVVSVSQSMQIIAAYVGDIRHVLEDSGKILSRANQALATLERYKLRLDEVSATLSALEIEDLVTVRDVAVVAQRLEMVIRIATEIEDYVLELGTDGRLLSLQLEELVTGVDAERELVVRDYLPGKRRQAGPGVHLAELESLSSTELVDPAAVARAIGLGGAEHLDAAVAPRGYRLLAKVPRLPVAVVDRLVDHFGGLQQLLSAGIDDLQAVDGVGELRARSVREGLSRLAESSITERYI; this is encoded by the coding sequence GTGGCAGAGCGCAACGACGAGCAGCTTCGGCTGCGCGCAACACTCGCCTCGATCGCACCCGGTACGCCGCTGCGCGACGGCCTCGAGCGCATCCTCCGCGGCCGCACCGGCGCGCTGATCGTGCTCGGCCAGGACAAGCTCGTCGAGTCGATCTCGACCGGCGGCTTCACCCTCGACGTGCCCTTCACCGCGACGGGCCTGCGCGAGCTGGCGAAGATGGACGGCGCCATCGTGGTCGACAAGGACCTCACCCGGATCCACCGGGCGGCCGTGCACCTCATGCCCGACCACACGATCCCGTCGGAGGAGACCGGCACCCGGCACCGGACCGCCGAGCGCGTCGCCAAGCAGACCGGGCACCCGGTCGTGTCGGTGTCGCAGTCGATGCAGATCATCGCGGCCTACGTCGGCGACATCCGCCACGTCCTCGAGGACTCCGGCAAGATCCTGTCCCGCGCCAACCAGGCCCTCGCCACGCTCGAGCGCTACAAGCTGCGCCTCGACGAGGTCTCCGCCACCCTGTCCGCCCTCGAGATCGAGGACCTGGTCACCGTGCGCGACGTCGCCGTCGTCGCGCAGCGCCTCGAGATGGTGATCCGGATCGCGACCGAGATCGAGGACTACGTCCTCGAGCTCGGCACCGACGGCCGCCTGCTCTCCCTCCAGCTCGAGGAGCTCGTCACCGGCGTCGACGCCGAGCGTGAGCTCGTCGTGCGCGACTACCTCCCCGGCAAGCGCCGCCAGGCCGGCCCCGGTGTGCACCTCGCCGAGCTCGAGAGCCTGTCCTCCACCGAGCTCGTCGACCCCGCCGCCGTCGCCCGCGCGATCGGCCTCGGCGGTGCCGAGCACCTCGACGCCGCGGTCGCGCCGCGCGGCTACCGCCTGCTCGCCAAGGTCCCCCGCCTCCCGGTCGCGGTCGTCGACCGCCTCGTCGACCACTTCGGCGGCCTCCAGCAGCTGCTGTCCGCCGGCATCGACGACCTCCAGGCCGTCGACGGCGTCGGCGAGCTCCGCGCCCGGTCCGTGCGCGAGGGCCTCTCCCGCCTCGCCGAGTCCAGCATCACCGAGCGCTACATCTGA
- the radA gene encoding DNA repair protein RadA, protein MSTKAPRQRSSYRCSECGWETAKWVGRCGECQAWGSVAEAGAPTMRAAAGPVSTPAVPIGQVPITESVARSSGVPELDRVLGGGLVPGAAILLAGEPGVGKSTLLLEVAAQTARTRQRTLYVTGEESAAQVRLRADRTGGVHDELFLAAETDLGAVLTHIEEVRPTLLVVDSIQTIGASGIEGVPGGVTQVKEVAAALIRVAKTRNITTVIVGHVTKDGSIAGPRVLEHLVDVVLHFEGERNSRFRMVRAMKNRYGPIDEVGCFDLSSEGIQAVTDPTGLFVEHHTQDVAGTCVAVTMEGRRPLLAEVQALLTPSPLERPRRTVSGVESSRVDMVLAVLQRHARLRITGSDTFVATVGGAKLHDPAADLAIAVAVASSHLGVPAPRGAVAIGEIGLAGELRRVRDLPQRIAEAARLGFKVAVVPRGRPLESERGIPSRRTVDGLRVVEVDDIFSALLTLELTPPL, encoded by the coding sequence ATGTCGACCAAGGCCCCCAGGCAGCGCTCCTCCTACCGGTGCTCCGAGTGCGGCTGGGAGACCGCCAAGTGGGTCGGGCGGTGCGGCGAGTGCCAGGCGTGGGGCTCCGTCGCCGAGGCGGGCGCACCCACGATGCGCGCGGCCGCCGGGCCGGTGTCGACCCCGGCCGTCCCCATCGGTCAGGTCCCGATCACCGAGTCGGTCGCCCGCTCCAGCGGCGTGCCCGAGCTCGACCGCGTGCTCGGCGGCGGCCTGGTGCCGGGCGCGGCGATCCTGCTGGCCGGGGAGCCCGGCGTCGGCAAGAGCACGCTGCTACTCGAGGTCGCCGCCCAGACCGCGCGCACCCGCCAGCGCACGCTCTACGTCACCGGCGAGGAGTCGGCCGCCCAGGTGCGGCTGCGCGCCGACCGCACCGGCGGGGTGCACGACGAGCTCTTCCTCGCCGCAGAGACCGACCTCGGCGCGGTGCTGACCCACATCGAGGAGGTCCGGCCGACGCTGCTCGTGGTCGACTCGATCCAGACCATCGGCGCCTCCGGCATCGAGGGGGTGCCCGGCGGCGTCACCCAGGTCAAGGAGGTCGCGGCCGCGCTGATCCGCGTCGCCAAGACCCGCAACATCACCACGGTGATCGTCGGCCACGTCACCAAGGACGGCTCGATCGCCGGCCCGCGCGTCCTCGAGCACCTCGTCGACGTGGTGCTCCACTTCGAGGGCGAGCGCAACTCCCGCTTCCGCATGGTCCGCGCGATGAAGAACCGATACGGCCCCATCGACGAGGTCGGCTGCTTCGACCTGTCGTCGGAGGGCATCCAGGCCGTCACCGACCCCACCGGCCTCTTCGTCGAGCACCACACGCAGGACGTCGCCGGCACCTGCGTCGCGGTCACGATGGAGGGCCGGCGCCCGCTGCTGGCCGAGGTGCAGGCCCTCCTCACCCCGTCGCCGCTCGAGCGCCCCCGCCGCACGGTCTCGGGGGTCGAGTCCTCGCGCGTCGACATGGTCCTGGCGGTGCTCCAGCGGCACGCGCGGCTGCGGATCACGGGCAGCGACACCTTCGTCGCGACCGTCGGCGGCGCCAAGCTCCACGACCCTGCTGCCGACCTCGCCATCGCGGTCGCCGTCGCCAGCTCGCACCTGGGCGTGCCCGCTCCGCGGGGCGCGGTCGCGATCGGCGAGATCGGCCTGGCCGGCGAGCTGCGTCGGGTCCGTGACCTGCCCCAGCGCATCGCCGAGGCGGCGCGGCTCGGGTTCAAGGTGGCGGTGGTGCCGCGCGGGCGTCCGCTCGAGAGCGAGCGCGGGATCCCCTCGCGCCGCACCGTCGACGGGCTCCGCGTGGTGGAGGTCGACGACATCTTCAGCGCGCTGCTCACGCTCGAGCTCACGCCGCCGCTCTAG
- a CDS encoding ankyrin repeat domain-containing protein produces the protein MRRRAAGLGLVVVGLLAATACSASPEPDPAPSGTPSPTRSPAVPEVTEPDLSPLAEAVRGAVADPAAARADVRELLAQGAEVADSAERADALGLTSLARLLTRADDPVREPGAELLRAATRGDADGAALALRAGAPVDVRDARRRTPLLLAVIDDRLEVADLLTRLGADPDAVDAQQDTPWLVTGVTGSVAMAKLLLPLDPDVALRNRYGGVSIIPASERGHVAYVRWALQHTAVDVDHVNDLGWTALLEAVVLGEGTERWQRIVAILLARGADPSIPDRDGVTALAHARARGYDAIAALLSR, from the coding sequence GTGCGAAGGAGAGCAGCGGGGCTGGGACTGGTCGTCGTCGGGCTGCTGGCCGCGACCGCCTGCTCGGCGAGCCCGGAGCCCGATCCGGCTCCGTCGGGCACGCCGAGTCCCACCAGGTCCCCGGCGGTGCCCGAGGTGACGGAGCCCGACCTGTCGCCGCTGGCGGAGGCGGTCCGGGGAGCTGTCGCCGACCCTGCCGCGGCACGCGCCGACGTCCGGGAGCTGCTCGCGCAGGGCGCCGAGGTGGCCGACTCGGCCGAGCGCGCCGACGCCCTGGGACTGACCTCGCTCGCCCGCCTCCTCACCCGCGCCGACGACCCGGTCCGCGAACCCGGCGCGGAGCTGCTGCGCGCCGCCACCCGCGGCGACGCCGACGGCGCGGCGCTGGCGCTCCGGGCTGGTGCTCCGGTCGACGTGCGCGACGCGCGTCGTCGTACGCCCCTCCTGCTCGCGGTCATCGACGACCGGCTGGAGGTCGCCGACCTGCTCACCCGCCTCGGAGCCGACCCCGACGCCGTGGACGCGCAACAGGACACCCCGTGGCTGGTCACCGGCGTCACCGGCTCGGTCGCCATGGCGAAGCTGCTGCTCCCGCTCGACCCCGACGTCGCGCTGCGCAACCGCTACGGCGGCGTCTCGATCATCCCGGCGTCCGAGCGCGGCCACGTGGCCTACGTCCGCTGGGCGCTGCAGCACACGGCCGTCGACGTGGACCACGTCAACGACCTCGGCTGGACGGCGCTGCTCGAGGCGGTGGTCCTGGGCGAGGGCACCGAGCGCTGGCAGCGGATCGTCGCGATCCTGCTCGCGCGCGGCGCCGACCCCTCGATCCCCGACCGCGACGGCGTGACGGCCCTCGCGCACGCGCGCGCCCGGGGGTACGACGCCATCGCGGCGCTGCTCTCCCGGTGA
- a CDS encoding LacI family DNA-binding transcriptional regulator, translated as MGRSDSRVGGSQLPVTPPTLADVAERAGVSRQTVSNAVNNPDLLRPDTLERVRQTIAELGYSPNRAARNLRTRTSSLIGLRFAPAQEGTANAAMDRFVHSLVEASEEVGYHVLLFPGDDEDPIGGYDNLLRSTAVDAFVVTDTYLGNPQASWLTDQRAPFVAFGRPWDDEEARHVWVDVDGAAGTRLATQHLIDRGHTRIAWIGWRKDSPIGEDRRSGWLKTMHAHGLSTTGLASRVEDVVHSGAEAAAVLLDESAPTAFVCASDTLAMGVLHTLWIRQLAPGRDIAVVGFDDSQVAQVFPVGLTSVRQPLEDVAVEIVNTLRLLLTHQPVDTWGVLLEPTLAIRESS; from the coding sequence ATGGGGCGCAGTGACAGTCGGGTCGGCGGCAGCCAGCTCCCGGTCACGCCCCCGACGCTCGCCGACGTCGCCGAGCGCGCCGGCGTCTCGCGCCAGACCGTGTCCAACGCGGTCAACAACCCCGACCTGCTGCGGCCCGACACCCTCGAGCGGGTGCGCCAGACGATCGCCGAGCTCGGCTACTCGCCCAACCGCGCGGCCCGCAACCTCCGCACCCGCACGTCGTCGCTGATCGGCCTGCGCTTCGCGCCCGCCCAGGAGGGCACCGCCAACGCCGCGATGGACCGCTTCGTCCACTCGCTGGTCGAGGCCAGCGAGGAGGTCGGCTACCACGTCCTGCTCTTCCCGGGAGACGACGAGGACCCGATCGGCGGCTACGACAACCTGCTGCGCTCGACCGCGGTCGACGCGTTCGTGGTGACCGACACCTACCTCGGCAACCCGCAGGCCTCCTGGCTCACCGACCAGCGCGCGCCGTTCGTCGCCTTCGGCAGGCCGTGGGACGACGAGGAGGCCCGGCACGTCTGGGTCGACGTCGACGGCGCCGCCGGCACCCGGCTGGCCACCCAGCACCTCATCGACCGCGGCCACACCCGCATCGCGTGGATCGGCTGGCGCAAGGACTCCCCGATCGGCGAGGACCGCCGCTCGGGATGGCTGAAGACCATGCACGCCCACGGCCTGTCCACGACCGGGCTCGCCTCCCGGGTCGAGGACGTCGTGCACAGCGGCGCCGAGGCGGCCGCCGTGCTCCTCGACGAGTCCGCGCCCACCGCCTTCGTGTGCGCCTCCGACACGCTCGCCATGGGCGTGCTCCACACGCTCTGGATCCGCCAGCTCGCGCCGGGGCGCGACATCGCGGTGGTCGGCTTCGACGACTCCCAGGTCGCGCAGGTCTTCCCGGTCGGCCTGACCTCGGTGCGCCAGCCCCTCGAGGACGTCGCGGTCGAGATCGTCAACACCTTGCGGCTGCTGCTCACCCACCAGCCCGTCGACACGTGGGGCGTCCTGCTCGAGCCGACGCTCGCGATCCGCGAGTCGAGCTGA
- a CDS encoding class I SAM-dependent methyltransferase, with the protein MKPRPSPNIWNTPELYELENRAADPHDRIATAMRELGDWAGRSVLDIGCGSGFHLPLWASTAAQVVGVEPHPPLVALARRRTRSLDHVSVLEGGAQALPVPDASVDVAHARWAYFFGPGSEPGLRELDRVVRRGGTAFVIDNDPTRSTFGRWFRRGFPEVDPVAVERFWSMHGWRRRPIEMGWSFASREDLESVVRIELPPEAAEEALASHTGTTVDYAVNVWFRHY; encoded by the coding sequence ATGAAACCCCGGCCCAGCCCCAACATCTGGAACACCCCCGAGCTCTACGAGCTCGAGAACCGGGCGGCCGACCCCCACGACCGGATCGCCACCGCGATGCGCGAGCTCGGCGACTGGGCCGGTCGCAGCGTGCTGGACATCGGCTGCGGCAGCGGCTTCCACCTGCCGCTGTGGGCCTCGACCGCGGCGCAGGTGGTCGGCGTGGAGCCGCACCCACCGCTGGTCGCGCTCGCCCGTCGTCGTACCCGCTCCCTCGACCACGTCTCGGTCCTCGAGGGCGGCGCCCAGGCGCTGCCCGTGCCGGACGCCTCGGTCGACGTCGCGCACGCCCGGTGGGCCTACTTCTTCGGCCCCGGCTCCGAGCCGGGGCTGCGCGAGCTCGACCGGGTCGTACGACGCGGGGGCACGGCGTTCGTGATCGACAACGACCCGACCCGGTCGACGTTCGGCCGCTGGTTCCGCCGCGGCTTCCCCGAGGTCGACCCGGTGGCGGTCGAGCGGTTCTGGTCGATGCACGGGTGGCGGCGCCGCCCGATCGAGATGGGCTGGTCGTTCGCGTCGCGGGAGGACCTCGAGAGCGTGGTCCGCATCGAGCTCCCGCCCGAGGCGGCCGAGGAGGCGCTGGCCTCCCACACCGGCACGACGGTCGACTACGCGGTCAACGTCTGGTTCCGGCACTACTAG
- a CDS encoding VOC family protein translates to MRLDHVSFAAGPDGLASTAQRLGGLLGTDFIDGGVHPRFGTRNMILPLAGDIYMEIVEVLDHPASDKAPFGQAVRARSVLGGGWMGWVVSVPDIAPIEARLGRESVKGNRHRPDGTELLWRQIGVNGLLSDPQLPFFIQWQSPDELRPSNGATGDFSLACLEIAGDPQRVSEWLGETVEAPLEDVKVEWVAPNGTPGVVAVQLQTPHGLVRI, encoded by the coding sequence ATGCGCCTGGACCACGTCAGCTTCGCCGCCGGACCTGATGGTCTTGCCAGCACCGCCCAGCGCCTCGGGGGGCTGCTCGGCACGGACTTCATCGACGGCGGCGTGCACCCCCGCTTCGGCACCCGCAACATGATCCTGCCGCTGGCCGGCGACATCTACATGGAGATCGTCGAGGTGCTCGACCACCCGGCGAGCGACAAGGCGCCCTTCGGGCAGGCCGTGCGCGCCCGCTCCGTCCTCGGCGGCGGCTGGATGGGCTGGGTCGTCTCGGTCCCCGACATCGCCCCCATCGAGGCGCGCCTGGGCCGCGAGTCGGTCAAGGGCAACCGCCACCGCCCGGACGGCACCGAGCTGCTCTGGCGCCAGATCGGCGTCAACGGGCTCCTCTCCGACCCGCAGCTCCCCTTCTTCATCCAGTGGCAGTCGCCCGACGAGCTCCGCCCCAGCAACGGCGCCACCGGCGACTTCTCCCTCGCCTGCCTCGAGATCGCCGGCGACCCGCAGCGCGTCTCGGAGTGGCTCGGCGAGACCGTCGAGGCGCCGCTCGAGGACGTCAAGGTCGAGTGGGTCGCCCCCAACGGCACCCCCGGCGTGGTCGCGGTCCAGCTCCAGACGCCCCACGGCCTCGTCCGCATCTGA